From Weissella confusa, a single genomic window includes:
- the zwf gene encoding glucose-6-phosphate dehydrogenase produces the protein MPAEITTLLTFFGGTGDLAKRKLYPSTYNLFKKGFLQEHFAVIGTARQELTTEEFHEMVRESIADFVEDQANAEEFISHFYYIQQDITDANGYAAMLELNNELDAKYSLKGNRIFYMSVAPRFFGTVAKYLKSEGLITENGEYNRLMIEKPFGTSFGTAEELQNELSEAFEDAQIFRIDHYLGKEMVQNIAAVRFGNPLFDAAWNKDYIENIQVTLSEVLGVEERAGYYDTAGALRDMIQNHTMQIVGWLAMEKPASFKDVDIRAAKNAAFNSLKIYNREEVAENFVRGQYGESADGTQKKYLDEMDVPADSQNNTFVAGKLQFEMDRWEGVPFYIRSGKRLAAKSTRVDVVFKKGLNIFGGDVELANPVLTILIDPKGGIEFKINAKDVTSEFLTRVVNLNWTVSDEDKKLTPEPYERMIHDAMDGNGSNFADWNGVAIAWKFVDAIQEAWDATREQFPNYVSGSMGPEASNDLLAKDGNEWVFKG, from the coding sequence GTGCCTGCAGAAATTACAACATTGTTGACATTCTTCGGTGGAACTGGAGACTTGGCTAAGCGTAAGTTGTACCCATCAACGTATAACTTGTTTAAGAAGGGCTTCTTGCAAGAGCACTTTGCCGTTATCGGTACGGCCCGTCAAGAGTTGACGACTGAAGAGTTCCACGAAATGGTTCGCGAATCAATTGCTGACTTCGTTGAAGATCAAGCAAATGCTGAAGAATTCATTTCTCACTTCTACTACATCCAACAAGACATTACTGATGCAAACGGTTATGCTGCTATGTTGGAATTGAACAACGAATTGGACGCCAAGTACAGCTTGAAGGGCAACCGTATTTTCTACATGTCAGTTGCGCCTCGTTTCTTCGGAACGGTTGCTAAGTACTTGAAGTCAGAAGGCTTGATTACTGAAAACGGTGAGTACAACCGTTTGATGATTGAAAAGCCATTTGGAACATCATTTGGTACTGCCGAAGAGTTGCAAAACGAATTGTCAGAGGCCTTTGAAGATGCCCAAATCTTCCGTATTGACCACTACCTAGGTAAGGAAATGGTTCAAAACATTGCTGCTGTCCGCTTTGGTAACCCATTGTTTGACGCTGCATGGAACAAGGACTACATCGAAAACATCCAAGTTACTTTGTCAGAAGTTTTGGGTGTTGAAGAGCGTGCCGGTTACTACGATACGGCCGGTGCTTTGCGTGATATGATTCAAAACCACACGATGCAAATCGTTGGTTGGTTGGCCATGGAAAAGCCAGCGTCATTTAAGGACGTTGATATCCGTGCTGCCAAGAACGCAGCCTTTAACTCATTGAAGATTTACAACCGTGAAGAGGTTGCCGAGAACTTCGTACGTGGCCAATACGGTGAGTCAGCCGATGGTACACAAAAGAAGTACTTGGACGAAATGGACGTGCCAGCAGACTCACAAAACAACACGTTTGTGGCTGGTAAGTTGCAATTCGAGATGGATCGTTGGGAAGGCGTGCCATTCTACATCCGTTCAGGAAAGCGTTTGGCCGCTAAGTCAACGCGTGTCGATGTTGTCTTCAAGAAGGGCTTGAACATCTTCGGCGGTGACGTTGAATTGGCTAACCCTGTTTTGACAATTTTGATCGATCCAAAGGGTGGTATCGAGTTTAAGATTAACGCTAAGGACGTGACGTCAGAATTCTTGACGCGTGTTGTTAACTTGAACTGGACGGTTTCAGACGAAGACAAGAAGTTGACGCCAGAGCCATATGAGCGCATGATTCACGACGCTATGGACGGTAACGGTTCAAACTTTGCCGACTGGAACGGTGTGGCAATTGCTTGGAAGTTCGTTGATGCAATCCAAGAAGCTTGGGATGCAACACGTGAGCAATTCCCTAACTATGTTTCAGGTTCAATGGGACCAGAAGCATCAAATGATTTGTTGGCCAAGGATGGCAACGAATGGGTCTTTAAGGGCTAA
- a CDS encoding 8-oxo-dGTP diphosphatase: protein MADRYTPIELTNMIMIENPETHEVLVEDRKNPKWPGVTFPGGHVEVGETVTQSVFREAREETGLEIANPQLMGIKEWPLENGARYIVFLYKATEYSGTIHSGREGEIFWTTREKLLDGRYVLPNTFAEMLPVFDQPEINELALGARVDGEERTISWQ, encoded by the coding sequence ATGGCAGATCGATACACACCGATTGAGTTAACGAACATGATTATGATTGAAAATCCAGAGACCCATGAAGTGCTGGTTGAGGATCGAAAAAATCCAAAGTGGCCGGGCGTGACGTTCCCTGGTGGTCACGTTGAAGTCGGGGAGACGGTGACGCAGTCTGTCTTTCGTGAAGCGCGCGAAGAGACCGGTTTGGAAATCGCGAACCCACAATTGATGGGAATTAAAGAATGGCCGCTAGAAAATGGCGCCCGCTACATCGTCTTTTTGTACAAGGCGACTGAGTATTCAGGGACGATTCACTCAGGTCGTGAAGGCGAAATCTTCTGGACAACGCGTGAAAAGCTACTCGATGGACGTTATGTGTTGCCAAATACGTTTGCTGAGATGCTACCGGTATTTGATCAACCTGAGATTAACGAATTGGCTTTGGGTGCTCGAGTTGATGGTGAGGAACGAACAATTTCTTGGCAATAG
- the purR gene encoding pur operon repressor, which yields MKTRRSDRLVDMTRYLLERPRTLVSLTQFAELYESAKSSISEDLTILKRTFQERGIGLLETIPGAAGGARFTPYMLETEAEEFVASLVNAIDDETRVLPGGYVYLSDLLGQPWFLQRIGRLIATQYLREPIDAVMTAATKGVPVAQAVAEKLNVPFVIVRNDTKVTEGPTMSVNYVTGQSQRLEKMELSRRSLPMGSRVLIVDDFMKAGGTIRGMASLVKEFEGQVVGVAVVAEGRVEHRVIDKYTSLVHVDTNKDDGIIKVKPGNYAEEIYGGGSPADATSAE from the coding sequence ATGAAAACACGACGCAGTGATCGCTTGGTCGATATGACGCGCTACTTATTGGAGCGCCCACGTACGTTGGTGTCTTTGACACAATTTGCAGAATTATACGAAAGCGCCAAGTCATCAATTTCTGAAGACTTGACGATTTTGAAGCGCACTTTCCAGGAGCGCGGAATTGGTCTTTTGGAGACGATTCCGGGTGCTGCTGGTGGTGCTCGCTTTACGCCATACATGCTTGAAACTGAAGCGGAAGAATTTGTTGCTTCATTGGTAAACGCCATCGATGACGAGACGCGTGTCTTGCCTGGTGGTTATGTTTACTTGTCAGATTTGTTGGGACAACCTTGGTTCTTGCAACGCATCGGTCGTTTGATTGCCACGCAATACTTGCGCGAGCCAATCGACGCCGTTATGACGGCTGCAACGAAGGGTGTGCCGGTTGCGCAAGCTGTTGCTGAAAAGTTGAACGTGCCATTTGTGATTGTCCGTAACGACACTAAGGTTACTGAAGGACCAACGATGTCAGTTAACTACGTCACTGGTCAATCACAACGTCTTGAGAAGATGGAATTGTCACGCCGTTCATTGCCAATGGGATCTCGTGTCCTTATTGTCGACGATTTCATGAAGGCTGGTGGTACAATTCGAGGAATGGCTTCTTTGGTTAAGGAATTCGAAGGTCAAGTTGTCGGTGTTGCTGTCGTGGCTGAAGGTCGCGTCGAACACCGCGTTATTGATAAGTACACGTCTTTGGTTCACGTTGATACGAACAAGGATGACGGTATTATCAAGGTAAAGCCTGGAAACTACGCTGAAGAAATTTACGGTGGTGGATCACCTGCTGACGCCACTTCTGCTGAGTAA
- the glmU gene encoding bifunctional UDP-N-acetylglucosamine diphosphorylase/glucosamine-1-phosphate N-acetyltransferase GlmU has protein sequence MQRFVIILAAGKGTRMKSDLPKVLHEVGGKPMVEMVLETSQAAGAEKIVTVVGHGAERVEAALAGRSEFALQAEQLGTGHAIQMAEPQLGDAEGMTLIGSGDAPLFTVDTFNKLFDFHEQSGNAVTVLTAIAPDPTGYGRIIRDENGNVVRIVEQKDATPEEAAVNEINTGVYVFDNQLLFSSLKQVTNDNAQGEYYLPDTLEILRNEGHTVGAFVMDDFDESMGVNDRVALARANKVLRDRVNEMHMRNGVTLIDPANTYIDVDVTIGNDTVIEPNVYLKGKTQIGSNVLITTGSRLVDSIVADGAQVDASHFEEAEIRERATVGPFAHLRPAAYLDVEAHAGNFTEVKKAHLGKGSKMGHLSYLGDATIGVDVNIGAGSIFVNYDGLHKWHSNVGDRAFIGSNSKIVGPVNIGSEAFIAAGSTITDDVPTHAMGIARTRQVTKYDFWNRTPLHEKFDDTESAKRGAKAAWDAFFENK, from the coding sequence ATGCAACGTTTTGTCATTATTTTAGCGGCTGGTAAGGGGACTCGTATGAAGTCTGACCTACCTAAGGTGCTACACGAAGTCGGCGGTAAGCCAATGGTTGAGATGGTTTTGGAAACGTCTCAAGCTGCGGGCGCTGAGAAGATTGTTACGGTGGTTGGTCACGGAGCTGAGCGCGTTGAAGCTGCTTTGGCAGGCCGTTCAGAGTTTGCGTTGCAAGCCGAGCAACTTGGAACGGGACACGCTATTCAAATGGCTGAGCCACAACTTGGCGATGCCGAAGGAATGACGTTGATTGGTTCTGGGGATGCGCCTTTGTTTACGGTTGATACGTTTAACAAGTTGTTTGATTTCCACGAGCAATCAGGTAACGCAGTAACTGTTTTGACGGCAATCGCACCTGATCCAACTGGATACGGTCGCATTATTCGTGATGAAAACGGTAATGTTGTCCGCATCGTTGAGCAAAAGGATGCAACGCCAGAAGAAGCTGCCGTAAACGAAATCAACACAGGTGTTTACGTGTTTGATAACCAATTGTTGTTCAGCAGCTTGAAGCAAGTAACGAATGACAATGCGCAAGGTGAATACTACTTGCCAGATACGTTGGAGATTTTGCGTAACGAAGGTCACACCGTTGGGGCATTTGTGATGGATGACTTTGACGAATCAATGGGTGTTAACGACCGTGTTGCTTTGGCCCGTGCAAACAAGGTTTTGCGCGACCGCGTCAATGAAATGCACATGCGTAACGGTGTAACGCTGATTGATCCAGCGAACACGTACATCGATGTTGATGTCACGATTGGTAACGACACCGTTATTGAGCCTAACGTTTACTTGAAGGGTAAGACGCAAATTGGGTCTAACGTTTTGATTACGACGGGTTCACGTTTGGTTGATTCAATTGTGGCTGATGGTGCACAAGTCGATGCGTCACACTTTGAAGAAGCTGAAATTCGTGAGCGTGCAACGGTTGGTCCGTTTGCTCACTTGCGTCCAGCTGCTTACTTGGATGTTGAAGCCCACGCCGGTAACTTTACTGAAGTTAAGAAGGCACACTTGGGTAAGGGATCAAAGATGGGTCACTTGTCATACCTTGGTGACGCAACGATTGGCGTGGATGTTAACATCGGTGCCGGTTCAATCTTCGTTAACTACGATGGTTTGCACAAGTGGCACTCAAACGTTGGCGACCGTGCCTTTATCGGTTCAAACTCTAAGATTGTCGGACCAGTGAACATTGGTAGCGAAGCCTTTATTGCTGCCGGTTCAACGATTACTGATGACGTGCCAACGCACGCTATGGGAATTGCTCGTACGCGTCAAGTGACGAAGTACGATTTCTGGAACCGTACGCCATTGCACGAAAAGTTTGATGATACTGAATCAGCAAAGCGCGGTGCCAAGGCTGCTTGGGATGCCTTTTTTGAAAATAAGTAA
- a CDS encoding ribose-phosphate diphosphokinase codes for MATYADPHLKIFSLSSNQPLAEKIAASIGVELSQINIARFSDGEIQINIEESVRGDNVYVIQPTSAPVNDSLMELMIMIDALRRASAKSINVVMPYYGYARQDRKARSREPISAKLVANMLEMVGATRVLVLDLHAAQIQGFFDIPVDHMMGAPLLADYLITSGIADDNTVVVSPDHGGVTRARALAELLGSQEPIAIIDKRRPKANVAQIMNIIGDVKGKRAIMIDDMIDTGGTISQGAQKLKDEGAAEVYVVATHAVFSGPAVDNLQNSVFEKVIVTDSINLPEEKKFPKLVQVTTAELIGEAIKRINENQAVSPLFKNRFHRTVD; via the coding sequence ATGGCGACTTATGCGGATCCGCATTTGAAGATTTTTTCATTGAGCAGCAATCAGCCTTTGGCGGAAAAGATTGCCGCTTCAATTGGCGTGGAATTGTCACAAATTAACATTGCACGATTTAGTGACGGTGAAATCCAAATCAACATCGAAGAGTCAGTACGTGGTGATAACGTTTACGTTATCCAACCAACGTCAGCACCCGTTAACGATAGTTTGATGGAGTTGATGATTATGATTGACGCTTTGCGCCGTGCAAGTGCAAAGTCAATCAACGTGGTTATGCCTTACTATGGCTACGCCCGTCAAGATCGTAAGGCTCGTTCACGCGAACCTATCTCAGCTAAGTTGGTAGCCAACATGCTTGAGATGGTTGGTGCAACACGCGTCTTGGTTTTGGACTTGCACGCTGCGCAAATCCAAGGATTCTTTGACATTCCTGTTGACCACATGATGGGTGCGCCTTTGTTGGCGGACTACCTAATCACGTCTGGTATTGCTGATGACAACACAGTTGTTGTGTCACCTGATCACGGTGGTGTAACACGTGCACGTGCATTGGCTGAATTGTTGGGTTCACAAGAGCCTATCGCAATTATTGATAAGCGTCGTCCTAAGGCGAACGTGGCGCAAATCATGAACATCATCGGTGATGTTAAGGGTAAGCGCGCAATCATGATTGATGACATGATTGATACTGGTGGAACTATTTCACAAGGTGCACAAAAGTTGAAGGATGAAGGGGCTGCTGAAGTCTACGTTGTGGCAACACACGCGGTCTTCTCAGGTCCAGCTGTCGACAACTTGCAAAACTCAGTCTTTGAGAAGGTTATCGTAACTGACTCAATTAACTTGCCTGAAGAGAAGAAGTTCCCTAAGTTGGTGCAAGTGACGACTGCAGAATTGATTGGTGAAGCGATTAAGCGTATCAATGAGAACCAAGCGGTATCTCCATTGTTCAAGAACCGTTTCCACCGTACGGTCGACTAA
- a CDS encoding nucleoside hydrolase, which translates to MAKKKMILDLDTGVDDALALAYALATPDSDLIGVVSSFGNTQVNTAGENTLKLLELLGREDVPVFIGAAHSSTTDNFETMQVSMDIHGKNGIGDVELPTPSHSVEEQTAVDFIIEAAHKYADDLVIVPTGPLTNLAEAYQKDPEIENLIGNVTLMGGALVVPGNVTPYTEANINQDPEAADYVFKHAKHLVMVGLDVTLQTLLTKKETQVWRDLGTDKGRVFADIFDYYIDAYYNLDINKAGAALHDPLAVGVAVDPNLVTLLPLNMMVTPEDGRTIGDPSRLRDPHKNNFAAVAVDEPFYLERFMNYTTALFK; encoded by the coding sequence ATGGCAAAGAAGAAGATGATTTTGGATTTGGACACTGGTGTTGATGACGCGTTGGCCTTGGCATACGCTTTGGCAACACCGGATTCAGATTTGATTGGCGTTGTTTCATCATTCGGTAACACGCAAGTTAACACGGCTGGTGAGAACACGTTGAAGTTGCTTGAGTTGTTGGGACGTGAAGATGTGCCAGTCTTTATCGGGGCTGCTCACTCATCAACGACTGATAACTTTGAAACGATGCAAGTTTCAATGGATATCCACGGTAAGAATGGTATCGGGGATGTTGAATTGCCAACGCCAAGCCACTCGGTTGAAGAGCAAACGGCAGTTGACTTCATCATCGAAGCTGCACACAAGTATGCGGATGATTTGGTGATTGTCCCAACTGGTCCTTTGACTAACTTGGCCGAAGCTTACCAAAAGGATCCTGAAATCGAAAACTTGATTGGCAACGTAACGTTGATGGGTGGGGCGCTTGTTGTGCCTGGAAACGTAACGCCATATACTGAGGCGAATATCAACCAAGACCCAGAAGCAGCTGACTATGTCTTTAAGCATGCCAAGCACCTTGTGATGGTTGGTTTGGATGTCACGTTGCAAACGTTGTTGACGAAGAAGGAAACACAAGTATGGCGTGATTTGGGTACGGATAAGGGTCGCGTGTTCGCTGACATTTTCGATTACTACATTGATGCTTATTACAACTTGGATATCAACAAGGCTGGGGCAGCTTTGCACGACCCACTTGCAGTTGGTGTCGCTGTTGACCCTAACTTGGTGACGTTGTTGCCATTGAACATGATGGTTACGCCTGAAGATGGTCGCACAATTGGTGACCCATCACGTTTGCGTGATCCACACAAGAATAATTTTGCAGCCGTTGCGGTTGATGAGCCATTCTATTTGGAACGCTTCATGAACTACACGACAGCATTGTTTAAGTAA
- the rpsF gene encoding 30S ribosomal protein S6, translated as MAYELTYIIRPDMDADAKKALVERFDKILADNGATVAESKDWSSRRFAYEIAGYREGTYHIVNFTAEDDAAINEFDRLAKISQDILRHMVVKRDFASAE; from the coding sequence ATGGCATACGAATTGACGTACATCATTCGCCCTGACATGGACGCTGATGCTAAGAAGGCATTGGTTGAGCGTTTCGACAAGATCTTGGCGGACAACGGTGCAACGGTGGCAGAGTCTAAGGACTGGTCATCACGTCGTTTTGCATACGAAATTGCAGGTTACCGTGAGGGTACTTACCACATCGTTAACTTTACTGCAGAAGATGACGCAGCCATCAACGAATTTGATCGTTTGGCAAAGATCTCACAAGATATCTTGCGTCACATGGTTGTAAAGCGCGACTTTGCATCAGCTGAGTAA
- the ssb gene encoding single-stranded DNA-binding protein → MINRVVLVGRLTRDVELRYTTSGAAVGTFSLAVNRQFTNANGERETDFINAVIWRKSAENFANFTSKGSLVAVEGRLQTRNYENQQGQRVYVTEVVVDNFSLLESRAESEQRRSQNGGASNNFGGGQQGGNQGGFNAAPAQNPFGGSSSSNGNVFGGSQPSQPSNDPFGGGQEVDISDDDLPF, encoded by the coding sequence ATGATTAATCGTGTTGTTCTGGTTGGTCGCTTGACGCGTGACGTTGAATTGCGTTACACGACTTCAGGTGCTGCTGTCGGAACTTTCTCACTAGCTGTTAACCGTCAGTTTACTAACGCTAATGGTGAGCGTGAGACCGACTTTATTAACGCCGTTATCTGGCGTAAGTCGGCTGAAAACTTTGCTAACTTTACCTCTAAGGGGTCATTGGTGGCGGTTGAAGGTCGCTTGCAAACTCGTAACTACGAGAACCAACAAGGTCAACGTGTTTATGTAACGGAAGTTGTCGTTGATAACTTCTCATTGTTGGAGAGTCGAGCTGAAAGCGAACAACGCCGTTCACAAAACGGTGGTGCAAGCAACAACTTCGGCGGTGGTCAACAAGGTGGCAACCAAGGCGGCTTCAATGCTGCACCAGCACAAAACCCATTCGGTGGTTCTTCATCATCAAATGGTAACGTGTTTGGCGGTAGCCAACCTTCACAACCATCAAATGATCCTTTCGGTGGTGGTCAAGAGGTTGATATCTCTGACGATGATCTACCATTCTAA
- the rpsR gene encoding 30S ribosomal protein S18: MAQQRRGGGPRRRRKVDFIAANHIEYVDYKDTELLERFISERGKILPRRVTGTSAKNQRKVTTAIKRARVMGLLPFVAED; this comes from the coding sequence ATGGCACAACAACGTCGTGGTGGCGGCCCTCGCCGTCGTCGTAAGGTTGACTTTATCGCAGCCAACCACATCGAATACGTGGATTACAAGGACACTGAATTGTTGGAGCGTTTCATCTCAGAACGCGGTAAGATCTTGCCTCGTCGTGTGACGGGTACGTCTGCTAAGAACCAACGTAAGGTGACGACTGCTATCAAGCGTGCACGTGTTATGGGTCTTTTGCCATTCGTTGCAGAAGACTAA
- the yycF gene encoding response regulator YycF, with the protein MSKILVVDDEKPISDIIKFNLTKEGYDVVVAMDGQEALDLFESEEPDLVLLDQMLPELEGTEVLRQIRTKSQTPVIMVTAKDSEIDKVLGLEMGADDYVTKPFSNRELLARIKANLRRQAPVAGQNVMDDSGDIKIGALTIHPDAYMVSKNGQDIELTHREFELLHHLAKHIGQVMTRDDLLQTVWGYDYFGDVRTVDVTVRRIREKIEETPSHPQILMTRRGVGYYLKASEE; encoded by the coding sequence ATGAGTAAAATTTTAGTCGTCGATGACGAAAAGCCAATTTCAGATATTATCAAGTTTAATTTGACGAAGGAAGGATACGACGTTGTTGTGGCCATGGATGGTCAAGAAGCGTTGGATCTTTTTGAGAGTGAGGAGCCTGATCTAGTTTTGCTAGACCAAATGTTGCCTGAGCTTGAAGGAACAGAAGTTCTACGTCAAATTCGCACGAAGTCACAAACGCCCGTTATCATGGTAACGGCCAAGGATTCAGAGATCGATAAGGTCTTGGGTCTTGAGATGGGTGCTGATGATTATGTTACAAAGCCATTCTCAAATCGAGAGTTGTTGGCACGTATCAAGGCTAACTTGCGCCGCCAAGCGCCAGTTGCTGGTCAAAATGTTATGGATGATAGTGGAGACATCAAGATTGGTGCCCTAACGATTCACCCTGACGCATATATGGTATCTAAGAACGGTCAAGACATTGAATTGACACACCGTGAGTTTGAATTGTTGCACCACTTGGCTAAGCACATTGGTCAAGTTATGACGCGTGATGATTTGTTGCAAACGGTTTGGGGTTACGATTACTTTGGGGATGTTCGTACGGTCGATGTGACGGTGCGTCGTATTCGTGAAAAGATTGAAGAAACACCAAGTCACCCACAAATTTTGATGACACGTCGCGGTGTCGGTTACTATTTGAAGGCTTCAGAAGAATAA
- the walK gene encoding cell wall metabolism sensor histidine kinase WalK encodes MADFEELTEQKRWRKFFSSIHFKIALVFTLTLLVTLELVGAFFVKRLEQQNLATFRTQIALPAYVNDSLTQQLISTDQTKANSDIHTILTSINNASISEIEVIDSSGIIRGTSDINAQDEVGQKTTDANVKAALAGGKYTKNPIEERSGVRYQVVVKPLVSSSAGESNIVGVVEVRASLETTYDNLNHISLIYFSASLLAVVLGVVMAVIISRSLTKPIAEINDRTTRIAQGDYSGGILVRSNDEIGQLAENVNALAVRIEETTNSTEFERRRLDSVLEHMTDGVIATDRRGSINIINTAALQMTGMEDSNVALGQSILEVLKIADRYNLRELLDNQDELLLDFSNDERQLIIRAYFSLIQRASGFISGLVIVLHDVTEQQRIEEERRQFVSNVSHELRTPLTSVKSYVDALQEGAIEDPEVAKSFLAVAQDETTRMIHMINDLLELSRMDSGTMKLETEYVNVGELFNYILNRFDMIIANDDKPEKYYTIKREITDSQIWVELDTSKFTQVVDNIMNNAIKYSPDGGVITARMIDRKTEVVLSITDQGLGIPKKDLGHIFDRFFRVDKARSRAQGGTGLGLAISKEIIERFGGKIWVDSSEGKGSTFSISLPYEAYDPAEDEWDDGEWDD; translated from the coding sequence ATGGCAGATTTTGAAGAATTGACAGAGCAAAAAAGGTGGCGGAAGTTTTTTTCTTCAATCCATTTTAAAATTGCGTTGGTATTTACGCTGACGCTATTAGTAACGTTGGAACTGGTTGGAGCATTCTTCGTTAAACGTTTGGAACAACAAAATTTGGCAACGTTTAGAACGCAAATCGCGTTGCCGGCTTATGTGAATGATTCGCTCACACAGCAATTAATCAGCACAGACCAAACAAAGGCGAATAGCGACATTCACACTATTCTGACGTCAATTAATAACGCCTCGATTTCAGAGATTGAGGTAATTGATTCATCGGGTATTATTCGCGGTACGAGTGATATCAATGCCCAAGATGAAGTTGGGCAAAAAACTACTGATGCCAACGTCAAGGCAGCACTGGCTGGTGGAAAGTACACCAAGAACCCGATTGAAGAGCGTTCGGGTGTTCGCTATCAGGTGGTTGTGAAGCCACTGGTTAGTTCATCAGCTGGTGAGAGTAACATTGTCGGGGTTGTTGAAGTGCGCGCAAGCCTTGAAACAACGTATGACAACTTGAATCACATTTCACTGATTTATTTCTCAGCATCATTGCTAGCGGTGGTCTTGGGTGTGGTCATGGCCGTGATTATTTCACGTAGTTTGACGAAGCCAATTGCTGAAATCAATGATCGCACGACGCGCATTGCCCAGGGAGACTATTCAGGTGGTATTCTAGTTCGTTCAAACGACGAAATTGGTCAATTGGCCGAAAATGTTAACGCACTGGCAGTTCGAATTGAAGAAACGACAAACTCAACTGAGTTTGAACGTCGTCGTTTGGATTCGGTGCTGGAACACATGACGGATGGTGTTATTGCTACTGACCGTCGTGGAAGCATTAACATCATTAACACGGCTGCGTTGCAAATGACGGGTATGGAAGACAGTAACGTGGCCTTGGGTCAATCAATTTTGGAAGTGTTGAAAATTGCCGATCGCTATAATTTGCGTGAGTTGCTTGATAACCAGGATGAATTGTTGCTTGATTTCAGTAATGATGAACGCCAATTGATTATTCGTGCATACTTCAGTTTGATTCAACGCGCATCAGGATTTATTTCTGGTTTGGTTATCGTGCTACACGACGTTACTGAGCAACAACGTATTGAAGAGGAACGTCGTCAATTCGTTTCGAACGTTTCACACGAATTACGTACGCCGTTGACGTCTGTGAAGTCATACGTCGATGCGCTGCAAGAAGGTGCGATTGAGGATCCGGAAGTCGCTAAGAGTTTCTTGGCGGTGGCGCAAGATGAAACGACTCGTATGATTCACATGATTAACGACTTGCTTGAGCTATCACGCATGGACTCAGGTACGATGAAGTTGGAGACGGAATACGTCAATGTTGGCGAATTGTTCAACTACATTCTGAACCGATTCGATATGATTATTGCGAATGACGATAAGCCTGAAAAGTATTACACAATTAAGCGTGAGATTACGGATTCACAAATTTGGGTTGAGCTGGATACGTCGAAGTTTACGCAAGTGGTGGACAATATTATGAACAATGCCATCAAGTATTCACCTGATGGTGGTGTTATCACAGCTCGTATGATTGATCGCAAGACTGAGGTTGTACTAAGTATTACTGACCAAGGTTTGGGAATTCCAAAGAAGGACTTGGGCCACATTTTTGACCGCTTCTTCCGTGTTGATAAGGCGCGTTCACGTGCCCAAGGTGGAACTGGTTTGGGGCTTGCTATTTCTAAGGAAATTATCGAACGCTTTGGCGGTAAGATTTGGGTAGATTCTTCAGAAGGCAAGGGGTCAACGTTCTCAATTTCATTGCCATATGAAGCTTACGATCCAGCAGAAGATGAGTGGGATGATGGTGAATGGGATGATTAA